In Myxococcus guangdongensis, a single window of DNA contains:
- a CDS encoding ATP-grasp domain-containing protein — protein MHWVVQDNLFNERGFHELMRVLERGAIPHTLVKVIPFDGGVEPTVGVDGPVMVMGSLSLARYARRRGWTPGVFINERFDFRVWREHLGEFLLNGDARVCRFAEVPRQEGAFFIRPCLDDKAFSGMVTRWEDFEPWREQVLRVGDSPQLTAETWVAVSEPRRIQSEYRMVVVDGRVVTGTRYKLGDRVFASSEVDPDVWTFAQRMAEQWGPDRAYALDLFVHEHKPYVGEINTLNAAGFYAYDVGKMVDAIESMRF, from the coding sequence ATGCACTGGGTCGTTCAGGACAACCTGTTCAACGAGCGCGGCTTCCACGAGCTGATGCGCGTCCTGGAGCGTGGCGCGATTCCGCACACCCTGGTGAAGGTCATTCCATTCGACGGCGGCGTGGAGCCCACCGTCGGCGTGGACGGGCCGGTCATGGTGATGGGCTCGTTGAGCCTGGCCCGGTACGCGCGACGGCGGGGGTGGACACCCGGGGTCTTCATCAACGAGCGGTTCGACTTCCGCGTCTGGCGCGAGCACCTGGGCGAGTTCCTCCTGAATGGGGACGCGCGCGTCTGCCGGTTCGCCGAGGTGCCTCGTCAGGAGGGTGCGTTCTTCATCCGCCCCTGCCTCGACGACAAGGCGTTCTCGGGGATGGTGACGCGGTGGGAGGACTTCGAGCCCTGGCGCGAGCAGGTGTTGCGCGTGGGCGACTCACCGCAGCTCACGGCGGAGACGTGGGTCGCCGTCAGCGAGCCTCGGCGCATCCAGAGCGAGTACCGGATGGTGGTCGTGGATGGCCGCGTCGTCACCGGGACGCGCTACAAGCTGGGCGACCGGGTCTTCGCCTCGTCGGAGGTGGATCCGGACGTGTGGACCTTCGCGCAGCGGATGGCCGAGCAGTGGGGGCCGGACCGGGCCTATGCCCTGGACCTCTTCGTCCACGAGCACAAGCCCTACGTCGGGGAGATCAACACGCTCAACGCCGCGGGCTTCTACGCCTACGACGTGGGGAAGATGGTCGACGCCATCGAGTCGATGCGGTTCTGA
- a CDS encoding sensor histidine kinase, whose product MPWVAAGLMCAVLLSAVVFIRRSALESSSLVVRGMANVLMLAGLEAFREGTGVPSQQALESFLNTHQDGGLRYVAIVEDGQVLASAGVGSLGKIEDGTQLRFEEGRGRFIHRLRKPPRPPEGPPTASGTPPMVEPPVSQEARRNLRIGYDFEPVTALELKERSQRLLFVAAVSCMGILGLAFAFSRSLAQREALAAELERGRRLAALGTMSAVLAHELRNPLASLKGHAQLLAERVERDEVLRPKADRIVGEAVRLEQLMNDLLGFVRSGELRRAGTDPNEVLRAAVEATGESSVDARYLPGHEKVELDAGRFQQALENVLRNAVQVSPAGQRVEVGVAQEGPALVFTVRDHGPGIPKGDEERIFEPFVTGRLRGVGLGLAITRRIVELHGGSVSARTHAEGGAEFRLTVPARGT is encoded by the coding sequence ATGCCCTGGGTGGCGGCGGGGCTGATGTGCGCGGTGCTGCTGTCCGCCGTCGTGTTCATCCGCCGCTCGGCGCTCGAGTCGTCGTCGTTGGTGGTGCGCGGCATGGCGAACGTGCTGATGCTCGCTGGATTGGAGGCCTTCCGGGAGGGCACTGGCGTGCCGAGCCAGCAGGCGCTCGAGTCCTTCCTGAACACCCACCAGGACGGCGGCCTTCGCTACGTGGCCATCGTCGAGGACGGGCAGGTGCTCGCGTCGGCGGGCGTCGGCTCGTTGGGGAAGATTGAGGACGGGACGCAGCTGCGGTTCGAGGAGGGCCGGGGGCGCTTCATCCACCGGCTGCGCAAGCCGCCGAGGCCGCCAGAGGGCCCGCCCACCGCGAGCGGGACACCTCCGATGGTGGAGCCCCCTGTCTCGCAGGAGGCTCGGCGCAACCTGCGCATCGGCTATGACTTCGAGCCTGTCACCGCGCTGGAGTTGAAGGAGCGCTCACAGCGACTGCTGTTCGTGGCCGCGGTGTCGTGCATGGGCATCCTGGGGCTGGCGTTCGCGTTCTCGCGCTCGTTGGCGCAGCGGGAGGCGCTGGCGGCGGAGCTGGAGCGCGGGCGTCGGCTGGCGGCGCTGGGCACCATGTCCGCGGTGTTGGCGCACGAGCTGCGAAACCCGCTCGCGTCGCTCAAGGGCCATGCGCAGCTGTTGGCTGAGCGCGTGGAGCGCGACGAGGTGCTGCGTCCCAAGGCGGACCGCATCGTCGGCGAGGCGGTGCGGCTGGAGCAGTTGATGAATGACCTGTTGGGCTTCGTGCGCAGCGGCGAGTTGCGCCGCGCGGGAACGGACCCCAACGAGGTGCTGCGCGCGGCGGTGGAGGCCACGGGCGAGTCGAGCGTGGATGCGCGTTACCTGCCGGGCCACGAGAAGGTGGAGCTGGACGCGGGCCGCTTCCAGCAGGCGCTGGAGAACGTGCTGCGCAACGCGGTGCAGGTGAGCCCGGCGGGGCAGCGCGTGGAGGTGGGCGTGGCGCAGGAGGGGCCGGCGCTCGTGTTCACGGTGAGGGACCACGGTCCGGGCATCCCCAAGGGCGACGAGGAGCGCATCTTCGAGCCGTTCGTCACCGGGCGTCTGCGGGGCGTGGGGCTGGGGCTCGCGATTACACGACGCATCGTCGAGCTGCATGGGGGCTCGGTGAGCGCGAGGACGCACGCGGAAGGGGGCGCGGAGTTCCGCCTCACCGTGCCGGCGAGGGGGACCTGA
- a CDS encoding VOC family protein, which produces MLQLDHFGFVTTDLDASVRFYEACLKPLGLGILERGEGFVIFGTDAKSPFLWVGTLRPSTWKAEHAPARSPLHIAFATKDRAAVDAFHQRGLTAGGQDNGAPGVREGGFSYYAAFLLDPDGNNIEACVRLT; this is translated from the coding sequence ATGCTCCAGCTCGACCACTTCGGCTTCGTGACGACGGACCTGGACGCGAGCGTGCGCTTCTACGAAGCGTGCCTGAAGCCGCTCGGCCTGGGCATCCTCGAGCGCGGCGAGGGCTTCGTCATCTTCGGTACGGACGCGAAGTCGCCGTTCCTCTGGGTGGGGACCTTGCGGCCATCGACATGGAAGGCCGAGCACGCGCCGGCGCGCAGCCCGCTCCACATCGCGTTCGCCACGAAGGACCGAGCGGCGGTGGATGCCTTCCACCAGCGGGGCCTCACCGCGGGCGGACAGGACAACGGCGCCCCCGGGGTTCGCGAGGGCGGCTTCTCCTACTACGCCGCGTTCCTGTTGGACCCGGACGGCAACAACATCGAGGCCTGTGTCCGCTTGACGTAG
- a CDS encoding sigma-54-dependent transcriptional regulator has product MARILVADDEEGVRSFIAEALEVEGHAVTTAADGEEAARLLSKQGVDLLVTDLRMPGMDGLTLLRKVREEQPDVEVVVLTAVGSVESAVSAMKAGAFEYLLKPVGSPAELRLTVARALERRALLNLKTEVRQSTSEVVLSWGAPTMGPVVEALRKVAPTQATVLLVGESGTGKEVAARALHQWSERSEGPFVAVNCAALTETLLESELFGHEKGAFTGAVAQRRGRIELAQGGTFFLDEVGELKAELQAKLLRVLQERRFERVGGTRTLEADVRWVAATNRDLKTMMAHGEFREDLYHRLAVFPIRLPSLRERREDLRPLSELLLRRIGEELGRPGLKLSPESSERLESFSWPGNVRELRNALERAAILADGAVVESRHLWLDPTSAPTSTPAPAMGARLPDKTLEELERMAIEQAIADEGGNRKRAAQRLGIGLRTLYDKLRRYGMQ; this is encoded by the coding sequence ATGGCGCGCATCCTGGTGGCGGATGACGAAGAGGGCGTGCGCTCGTTCATCGCGGAGGCGCTCGAGGTCGAGGGCCACGCGGTGACGACGGCGGCGGACGGCGAGGAGGCGGCGCGGCTGTTGTCGAAGCAGGGCGTGGACCTGCTCGTCACGGACCTGCGCATGCCGGGCATGGATGGGCTGACGCTCTTGCGCAAGGTGCGCGAGGAGCAGCCGGACGTGGAGGTCGTCGTGCTCACGGCGGTGGGCTCGGTGGAGAGCGCGGTGTCGGCGATGAAGGCCGGCGCGTTCGAGTACCTGCTCAAGCCCGTGGGCAGTCCGGCCGAGCTGCGGCTCACCGTGGCGCGGGCGTTGGAGCGGCGCGCGCTGCTCAACTTGAAGACGGAGGTGCGCCAGTCCACGAGCGAGGTCGTGCTGAGCTGGGGCGCGCCGACGATGGGCCCGGTGGTGGAGGCGCTGCGGAAGGTGGCGCCCACGCAGGCCACGGTGCTGCTGGTGGGCGAGAGCGGCACCGGCAAGGAGGTGGCGGCGCGCGCGCTGCATCAGTGGAGCGAGCGCTCCGAGGGCCCGTTCGTCGCGGTCAACTGCGCGGCGTTGACGGAGACGCTGCTGGAGAGCGAGCTGTTCGGCCACGAGAAGGGCGCGTTCACGGGCGCGGTGGCGCAGCGGCGCGGGCGCATCGAGCTGGCCCAGGGCGGCACCTTCTTCCTGGACGAGGTGGGCGAGCTGAAGGCGGAGCTGCAGGCGAAGCTCTTGCGTGTGTTGCAGGAGCGGCGCTTCGAGCGCGTGGGTGGGACGCGGACGCTGGAGGCGGACGTGCGCTGGGTGGCGGCGACCAACCGCGACCTCAAGACGATGATGGCGCACGGCGAGTTCCGCGAGGACCTCTACCACCGGCTGGCGGTGTTCCCCATCCGGCTGCCCTCGCTGCGCGAGCGGCGCGAGGACCTGCGTCCGCTGTCGGAGCTGCTCCTGCGGCGGATCGGAGAAGAGCTGGGGCGTCCGGGGCTGAAGCTGTCACCGGAGTCGTCCGAGCGACTGGAGTCGTTCTCCTGGCCAGGCAACGTGCGGGAGCTGCGCAACGCGCTGGAGCGCGCGGCGATCCTCGCGGACGGCGCGGTGGTGGAGTCGCGGCACCTGTGGCTGGACCCGACGAGCGCTCCGACGTCCACGCCGGCGCCGGCGATGGGCGCGCGACTGCCGGACAAGACGCTGGAGGAGCTGGAGCGGATGGCCATCGAGCAGGCCATCGCGGACGAGGGGGGCAACCGCAAGCGCGCCGCCCAGCGATTGGGCATCGGCCTGCGGACGCTCTACGACAAGCTGCGGCGCTACGGGATGCAGTAG
- a CDS encoding phosphatidylinositol-specific phospholipase C domain-containing protein, with protein MSVLRLRHILVSLAVGLVAAAPSALARGRYYNDSGSIETTHPSWMSWVSNSTSLASLSIPGTHDTMAYQSYGGSLTQTQSLDLRKQLDAGVRALDIRCRHIADRFTIHHGVVYLHVNFDDVLRTTIQFLNDNPTETVVMRVKREHTEEDITRSFHQTFEWYRDQPAYSPYLWRGSHVPTLGEVRGRIVVLDDFAGGAYGIPWGALDLQDDWTVSQLADIDDKWNKVRAHLDRTQGGAPAKLFVNFLSGASAMAHPLHVAGGINVLGIGYRGVNDFAIDHLVGGYAQRAGILMMDFPGAGLIDAILALNVRLLSSNAALPPDFGIIFRNTAHTVGGDAEARWRGTRAFLQNAAPGRYWHILALKREWGGWMHYEGAFLQSDSMDEYTHLAFTTRTVTSVVGPSYLASYVNGQLGSLSGGAGDRATQLHGRLSARFPFQLWSVVVKRAPGGLSNWAYSDYGRGYKTSSGDYTYAVQGYSAGDGVYLHEHGGYEGNVIRLTSNVGNLGDFGFNDVTSSVTVLGGYQATLCEHAFMSGRCFTTASSIDSVDSVAGGPWNDRISSLSVSR; from the coding sequence ATGTCTGTCCTGCGTCTGCGTCACATCCTCGTGTCCCTGGCGGTGGGGCTCGTGGCGGCGGCCCCGTCCGCGCTCGCGCGAGGGCGCTACTACAACGACTCCGGGAGCATCGAGACGACCCATCCCTCGTGGATGAGCTGGGTGTCCAACTCGACGAGCCTCGCGTCGCTGTCCATCCCCGGCACGCACGACACCATGGCGTATCAGTCGTATGGCGGGAGCCTGACGCAGACGCAGTCGTTGGACCTGCGCAAGCAGCTGGACGCGGGCGTGCGCGCGCTGGACATCCGGTGCCGACACATCGCCGACCGATTCACCATCCATCACGGCGTGGTGTACCTGCACGTCAACTTCGATGACGTGCTGCGGACCACCATCCAGTTCCTGAACGACAACCCCACCGAGACGGTGGTGATGCGCGTGAAGCGCGAGCACACCGAGGAGGACATCACCCGGAGCTTCCATCAGACGTTCGAGTGGTATCGCGACCAGCCCGCCTACAGCCCCTATCTGTGGCGAGGCTCTCACGTCCCGACGCTGGGCGAGGTGCGCGGGCGCATCGTCGTGTTGGATGACTTCGCGGGCGGCGCGTACGGCATTCCCTGGGGAGCGCTGGACCTCCAGGATGACTGGACGGTGTCGCAGCTCGCGGACATCGACGACAAGTGGAACAAGGTCCGTGCGCACCTGGACCGGACGCAGGGTGGCGCGCCGGCGAAGCTGTTCGTGAACTTCCTGAGCGGCGCTTCCGCCATGGCGCATCCGCTCCATGTCGCGGGCGGCATCAACGTCCTGGGCATCGGCTATCGCGGGGTGAACGACTTCGCCATCGACCACCTGGTGGGCGGCTACGCGCAGCGCGCGGGAATCCTGATGATGGACTTCCCCGGGGCGGGCTTGATTGACGCCATCCTCGCGCTCAACGTGCGCCTCCTTTCGAGCAATGCCGCGCTCCCTCCGGACTTCGGCATCATCTTCCGGAACACGGCGCACACGGTGGGCGGTGACGCGGAGGCCCGGTGGCGCGGAACGCGGGCGTTCCTCCAGAACGCGGCGCCGGGGCGGTACTGGCACATCCTGGCGCTGAAGCGGGAGTGGGGCGGCTGGATGCACTACGAGGGCGCGTTCCTGCAGTCCGACTCCATGGATGAGTACACGCACCTGGCCTTCACCACACGCACGGTGACGAGCGTGGTGGGCCCCTCGTATCTCGCCAGCTACGTGAACGGGCAGCTCGGGAGTCTGTCCGGCGGGGCGGGAGACCGGGCCACGCAGCTTCATGGGCGGCTGAGTGCGCGCTTCCCGTTCCAGCTCTGGTCGGTGGTGGTGAAGCGGGCTCCGGGAGGCCTGAGCAACTGGGCGTATTCGGACTACGGCCGTGGCTACAAGACGTCCTCGGGTGACTACACGTACGCGGTGCAGGGGTACTCGGCCGGGGACGGCGTGTACCTGCACGAGCACGGGGGCTACGAGGGCAACGTGATTCGTCTCACGTCGAACGTCGGCAATCTGGGAGACTTCGGCTTCAACGACGTCACCAGCTCCGTGACGGTGCTCGGCGGGTATCAGGCGACGCTGTGTGAGCACGCGTTCATGTCGGGCCGGTGTTTCACCACGGCCTCGAGCATCGACAGCGTCGACTCCGTGGCCGGTGGTCCGTGGAATGATCGCATCTCGTCGCTCTCCGTCTCACGGTAG
- a CDS encoding tetratricopeptide repeat protein: MGADLYRDGVARLEAGDGRESARLLEAALRESPGDVKVMHALSRALDVMGERERSVQLLELVHAKAPSEPEPACELAMALLERTEDARAAEVLAPVLAAHPEHPGANLCMAMALAKTDPERARVHLRPASRSSDADQREQAAALERAVSGQSPG, encoded by the coding sequence GTGGGCGCGGACCTGTATCGAGACGGAGTGGCTCGGCTGGAGGCGGGGGACGGGCGGGAGTCGGCGCGCCTGTTGGAGGCCGCGCTGCGCGAGTCCCCTGGGGACGTGAAGGTGATGCACGCGCTGTCACGCGCCCTGGATGTCATGGGGGAGCGGGAGCGCTCCGTGCAGCTCCTGGAGCTGGTGCATGCGAAGGCGCCCTCGGAGCCCGAGCCCGCGTGTGAGCTGGCGATGGCCCTGTTGGAGCGTACCGAGGACGCGCGCGCGGCGGAGGTCCTGGCGCCGGTGCTCGCGGCGCATCCCGAGCACCCCGGTGCGAACCTCTGCATGGCCATGGCGCTGGCCAAGACGGACCCGGAGCGGGCGCGAGTTCACCTGCGGCCCGCGAGCCGGAGCTCGGACGCGGACCAGCGGGAGCAGGCGGCGGCGCTGGAGCGTGCGGTGTCGGGACAGTCCCCCGGCTGA